A window from Solanum stenotomum isolate F172 chromosome 5, ASM1918654v1, whole genome shotgun sequence encodes these proteins:
- the LOC125865887 gene encoding isoflavone reductase homolog, giving the protein MAGKSKILFIGGTGYIGKFIVEASAKAGHHTFVFVRGSTLSDPSKTKLIDTFKSFGVTFLHGDLYDHDSLVKAIKQVDVVISTVGHALLADQVKIIAAIKEAGNVKRFFPSEFGNDVDRVHAVEPAKTTYNTKAQFRRIVEAEGIPFTYVVNFFFAGYFLPNLAQSGPAGPPKDKVVILGDGNTKAVFNKEEDIGTYTIKAVDDPKTLNKFLYIKPPHNMITLNELVSLWEKKTGKNLERIYVPEEQVLKNIQEASVPLNVLLSICHTAFVKGDHTNFEIDSSFGVEASEVYPDVKYTPVDEILNQYV; this is encoded by the exons ATGGCCGGAAAAAGTAAGATTCTGTTCATCGGCGGTACTGGTTACATCGGAAAGTTCATCGTCGAAGCTAGTGCTAAAGCTGGTCACCATACATTTGTCTTCGTCAGAGGATCCACTCTTTCCGATCCTTCCAAAACCAAACTCATCGATACTTTCAAGAGTTTTGGCGTCACCTTCCTCCAt GGAGATTTATATGATCATGATAGTTTGGTGAAGGCGATAAAGCAAGTGGATGTTGTGATTTCTACGGTAGGTCATGCCCTTTTAGCTGATCAGGTCAAGATAATTGCTGCTATCAAAGAAGCTGGCAATGTCAAG AGATTCTTTCCCTCTGAATTTGGAAATGATGTAGATCGTGTCCATGCTGTCGAGCCtgctaaaacaacatataaTACTAAAGCTCAATTTCGCCGCATTGTTGAGGCTGAAGGAATACCATTCACTTATGTGGTCAACTTCTTTTTTGCTGGttattttcttccaaatttggcACAGTCTGGACCTGCAGGTCCTCCTAAAGATAAAGTTGTCATCTTAGGAGATGGCAATACTAAAG CTGTTTTTAACAAGGAAGAAGACATTGGTACCTATACCATAAAGGCTGTCGATGATCCAAAAACACTTAACAAATTCCTTTACATCAAGCCTCCACACAATATGATTACATTAAATGAGTTGGTATCCTTGTGGGAGAAGAAAACTGGAAAGAATCTTGAAAGAATATATGTACCAGAGGAACAAGTTCTCAAGAACATACAAG AAGCCTCGGTTCCATTGAATGTGCTATTATCGATTTGTCACACTGCTTTTGTGAAGGGTGACCACACgaattttgaaattgactcaTCATTTGGAGTAGAGGCATCAGAGGTTTATCCTGATGTTAAATATACACCGGTAGATGAGATTCTCAACCAGTATGTCTGA
- the LOC125865888 gene encoding isoflavone reductase homolog — MAGKSKILFIGGTGYIGKFIVEASAKAGHDTFVLVRESTLSNPIKTKLIDTFKSFGVTFLHGDLYDHDSLVKAIKQVDVVISTVGHALLADQVKLIAAIKEAGNVKRFFPSEFGNDVDRVHAVEPAKTAFNTKAQIRRVVEAEGIPFTYVTTFFFAGYSLPNLAQPGAAGPPNDKVVILGDGNTKAVFNKEEDIGTYTIKAVDDPKTLNKILYIKPPHNIITLNELVSLWEKKTGKNLERIYVPEEQVLKNIQEASVPLSVGLSIYHTAFVKGDHANFEIDPSFGVEASEVYPDVKYMPVDEILNQYV, encoded by the exons ATGGCCGGAAAAAGTAAGATTCTGTTCATCGGCGGTACTGGTTACATCGGAAAGTTCATCGTCGAAGCTAGTGCTAAAGCTGGCCACGACACATTTGTCTTGGTTAGAGAATCCACTCTTTCCAATCCTATCAAAACCAAACTCATCGATACTTTCAAAAGTTTTGGCGTCACCTTCCTCCAT GGAGATTTATATGATCATGACAGTTTGGTGAAGGCGATAAAACAAGTGGATGTTGTGATTTCTACAGTAGGTCATGCCCTTTTAGCTGATCAGGTCAAGCTAATTGCTGCTATCAAAGAAGCTGGCAATGTCAAG AGATTCTTTCCCTCTGAATTTGGGAACGATGTAGATCGTGTCCATGCAGTTGAGCCTGCTAAAACAGCATTTAATACTAAAGCTCAAATTCGCCGCGTTGTTGAGGCTGAAGGAATACCATTCACTTATGTGACCACTTTCTTTTTTGCTGGTTATTCTCTTCCAAATTTGGCACAGCCTGGAGCTGCAGGTCCTCCCAACGACAAAGTTGTCATCTTAGGAGATGGCAATACTAAAG CTGTTTTTAACAAGGAAGAAGACATTGGTACCTATACCATAAAGGCTGTTGATGATCCAAAAACACTTAACAAAATCCTCTACATCAAACCTCCACACAATATAATTACGTTAAACGAGCTGGTATCCTTGTGGGAGAAGAAAACTGGAAAGAACCTTGAAAGAATATATGTACCAGAGGAACAAGTTCTCAAGAACATACAAG AAGCCTCGGTTCCATTGAGTGTGGGATTATCGATCTATCACACTGCTTTTGTGAAGGGTGACCACgctaattttgaaattgacccaTCATTTGGAGTAGAGGCATCAGAGGTTTATCCTGATGTTAAATATATGCCGGTAGATGAGATTCTCAACCAGTATGTCTGA